From Phycodurus eques isolate BA_2022a chromosome 1, UOR_Pequ_1.1, whole genome shotgun sequence, one genomic window encodes:
- the LOC133401136 gene encoding UDP-glucuronosyltransferase 2B20-like, which yields MTPYPSLALLVVFSATCWGGKILVYPFDGSHWINMKILLEALHSQGHEITVLRTSTSWYVSEKSPHYTSITIELEQSQNIESQNYMTSFLERSIEIQRHRGSLWAFVEFYRNLFSLIGENQVAVANMIVSVFENQTLIKKLKESRYDLFLTDPAFPGGVLLAHYLDLPMVFNVRWLFNGEAHFSIAPSPLSYIPQLFSHYSDRMDFSQRINNIIYHGVLLYMYHYVSNPPYQAVCDRYFGGDVSIMSLMQGADLWLMRVDFTFEFPRPTMPNVVYIGGFQGKPSKPLPADLEDFMQSSGDHGVVVMTLGTLLGDLGPQLSQIIASAFASLPQKVVWRHIGKRPATLGNNTLLVDWLPQNDILGHPKTKVFVTHGGTNGIYEAIYHSVPILGIPLIFDQHDNMVRMKARGGAEFLDVAALDVESFSASLRNILDPQKPYKQNMIKLSRLHRDKPMKPTDTAVFWIEYVMRHRGAAHLRTESYKLPWYAYHCLDVIAVLGLFCFLVVASMWVSCRCLCKHLVKANNSRFKSKRE from the coding sequence ATGACACCATATCCAAGCCTGGCACTCCTGGTGGTGTTTTCAGCCACTTGTTGGGGTGGGAAAATTCTGGTCTACCCTTTTGATGGCAGCCACTGGATCAACATGAAAATTTTGCTGGAGGCGCTTCACTCTCAAGGCCACGAAATCACAGTGCTGCGAACCTCCACCAGCTGGTACGTATCGGAGAAGTCGCCCCACTACACCTCCATCACCATCGAGCTGGAGCAGTCCCAGAACATCGAGAGCCAGAACTACATGACCTCCTTCCTGGAACGATCCATCGAGATCCAGCGCCACAGAGGCTCGCTGTGGGCGTTTGTGGAGTTCTACAGGAACCTTTTCAGTCTTATTGGGGAGAATCAGGTGGCTGTGGCAAACATGATAGTCAGCGTATTTGAAAATCAAACTCTAATCAAGAAACTGAAAGAAAGTAGATATGATCTTTTCTTGACAGACCCGGCCTTTCCGGGCGGAGTGCTGCTGGCTCACTATCTGGACCTGCCCATGGTTTTCAATGTGCGCTGGCTTTTCAACGGAGAGGCACACTTTTCCATCGCACCGTCTCCTCTTTCCTACATCCCTCAATTGTTCTCCCATTACTCGGACAGAATGGACTTCTCCCAAAGAATCAACAACATCATCTATCACGGTGTCCTGCTTTACATGTACCACTACGTGTCCAATCCGCCTTACCAGGCCGTGTGCGATCGCTATTTCGGCGGTGACGTCAGCATCATGTCTCTCATGCAGGGAGCCGATCTGTGGCTGATGAGGGTGGACTTTACCTTCGAATTCCCTCGACCCACCATGCCCAATGTGGTCTACATCGGAGGGTTTCAGGGGAAGCCCTCCAAGCCTCTGCCGGCGGATTTGGAGGACTTTATGCAGAGTTCTGGGGATCACGGCGTGGTTGTCATGACTTTGGGGACGCTCCTTGGCGACCTCGGCCCTCAGCTATCGCAGATCATCGCCTCTGCTTTTGCTAGTCTCCCTCAAAAGGTGGTCTGGAGACATATTGGGAAGAGGCCCGCCACTCTGGGGAACAACACCCTACTGGTGGACTGGTTGCCTCAGAACGATATACTGGGTCATCCTAAGACCAAAGTCTTTGTCACGCACGGGGGCACTAACGGCATATACGAGGCCATCTACCACAGCGTCCCGATTTTAGGGATTCCGCTCATCTTTGACCAGCATGACAACATGGTGCGGATGAAGGCCCGCGGAGGCGCCGAGTTTCTGGACGTGGCGGCGCTTGACGTGGAATCTTTCAGCGCTTCCCTGAGGAACATTCTCGATCCCCAGAAACCTTACAAGCAGAACATGATCAAACTTTCCCGACTTCATCGCGACAAACCCATGAAACCCACCGACACTGCTGTCTTCTGGATCGAGTACGTCATGAGGCATCGAGGTGCGGCACATCTGCGTACAGAGTCTTATAAATTGCCATGGTACGCCTATCACTGTCTGGATGTGATCGCTGTCCTTGGGCTTTTCTGTTTTCTAGTTGTTGCATCAATGTGGGTTTCCTGTAGATGTCTCTGTAAGCACCTAGTGAAGGCAAATAattccaggttcaaatccaAGAGAGAGTAA
- the LOC133401163 gene encoding 6-phosphofructo-2-kinase/fructose-2,6-bisphosphatase-like encodes MELPQVEHAVRRSRCDSSTASVPQLCNSPTLIVMVGLPARGKTYISKKLTRYLNWIGVPTKTFNVGQYRRQAVKIYDNFEFFKPDNEDAMKIRKACAAVALRDVATYFANEEGQVAVFDATNTTRERRAVILGFAKEKGYKVFFVESICDDPEIIAENVKQVKFGSPDYVNRSMEEAMEDFLQRIECYKSSYMPMDDEKDRKLSYIKIYEVGKRYLVNFVQDHIQSRIVYYLMNIHVAPRSIYLSRHGESELNLLGRIGGDSCLSSRGHEYAAALKTFIQSQKIHDLKVWTSHMKRTIQTAHTLGVQHEQWKALNEIDAGVCEELSYEEIQEHFPEEFALRDQDKFRYRYPKGESYEDLVHRLEPVIMELERQENVLVICHQAVMRCLLAYFLDKPADELPYLRCPLHTVLKLTPIAYGCKVEPFYLNIEAVNTHREKPTNVDVSRNPEEALQTAPDHI; translated from the exons ATGGAGCTTCCCCAGGTGGAACACGCGGTGAGACGCAGCAGGTGTGACAGCAGCACAG CATCAGTGCCGCAGCTCTGCAACTCTCCTACACTCATCGTCATGGTGGGCCTGCCAGCCAGAGGGAAGACCTACATCTCCAAAAAGCTCACCCGCTACCTGAACTGGATCGGAGTTCCCACAAAAA CGTTCAATGTCGGCCAGTACCGGCGGCAGGCCGTCAAGATCTATGACAACTTTGAGTTCTTTAAACCCGACAACGAGGACGCCATGAAGATCCGCAA GGCCTGTGCGGCAGTCGCCCTCAGAGACGTCGCTACGTACTTTGCAAATGAGGAAGGTCAAGTGGCG GTTTTTGATGCCACTAACACCACCAGGGAGAGAAGGGCAGTCATCCTCGGTTTTGCCAAAGAGAAAGGCTACAAG GTTTTCTTTGTGGAGTCAATCTGTGATGACCCAGAAATAATTGCAGAGAATGTCAAG CAAGTGAAATTTGGGAGTCCAGATTACGTGAATCGCAGCATGGAGGAAGCCATGGAAGACTTTCTGCAGCGCATTGAGTGCTACAAGTCAAGCTACATGCCGATGGACGATGAGAAAGACAG GAAGCTCTCCTACATCAAAATCTACGAAGTGGGTAAAAGGTACCTGGTGAATTTTGTCCAGGACCACATACAGAGCAGGATCGTCTACTACCTAATGAACATCCACGTTGCGCCGAGGTCCATCTACCTGAGCCGCCACGGGGAGAGCGAACTCAATCTTCTTGGTCGAATCGGCGGAGATTCTTGTTTGTCCTCCAGAGGACATGAA TATGCTGCTGCTTTGAAGACCTTCATCCAGAGTCAGAAAATCCATGACCTGAAGGTGTGGACCAGCCACATGaagagaaccatccagactgcaCACACTCTGGGTGTCCAGCATGAGCAGTGGAAAGCTCTCAATGAGATAGACGCA GGCGTATGTGAGGAGTTAAGTTATGAGGAGATACAGGAGCATTTCCCCGAAGAGTTTGCGCTGAGGGACCAGGACAAATTCCGTTACCGTTACCCCAAGGGTGAG TCCTATGAAGACCTGGTCCATCGTTTGGAGCCTGTCATCATGGAGCTGGAGAGGCAGGAGAATGTTCTGGTCATCTGCCACCAAGCTGTCATGCGCTGCCTCTTGGCCTACTTCCTGGACAAACCTGCAG ACGAGCTCCCCTATCTGAGATGCCCTCTCCACACCGTGCTCAAACTCACACCAATAGCCTACG GCTGCAAAGTGGAGCCATTTTACCTCAATATCGAGGCAGtcaacacacacagagagaagcCTACG AACGTGGACGTCAGCAGAAACCCAGAGGAAGCTCTGCAGACGGCTCCCGATCACATTTAA